The following DNA comes from Scomber scombrus chromosome 7, fScoSco1.1, whole genome shotgun sequence.
gaccagtttgtagaatttagtggtatGCAGAGGAACGGACTTGATATTCACAAGTATTTTCTAATTAGTGTATAACCACCCAGAACAGACAAATGAAACACCTTTCATGAATTTGTTGGGCCACCGTAGGTTCTCTGACACACTTGGAGGGGTGGGAGggttcagttggttgcaatctgtaaCTTCACCACTAAACGCCACTAAATCCTAAACACTGGTGCTTTAACAGAGATTGTCTGAAGGAGTCGTCTGCCAACAGAGATACTGTTAATACTACATCAGagaataaatgtacaaaatggatcaCCATTCAATGTTATTGAAGACTCCTGTGACCAacagtatatacatacatttataggATGAGagtatgtgttaaaaaaaaattgattggaAACTCTGAAGTTGCAGTTTGTCATGTGGCATGTGTGCTAATGAACTCATAATATTGCCAAAGAATGTATTTCTTTTATCAGTACATTTCTCTTCATGCATAATCTCTTCTGTTGATGTCCTGATCATTGTAACCCTGCTTCTGCAccgaaaaaaataatcaaaatgacCTGTTCATATGAATAAACATGGTTTCTGAGTcagatgtgtctgatttttaatatttccaaACTGTTTTGATATTCCTCATGTAACACAGTTGTAACCACATAGTAACTTCTTGGTATAAACTCAGTCTGATGTTGACATATCCCTCTTCTAGTCAAATGACAAGGGCCAAGTACAAAGCAGAGACACTTGGAACTACAAACACACCTGTATAACTGACGTTTTATACTTTTAATACCTAAAGATTGTAAGTTAGAGTGTTGTGTTCATTCATGGGTCAAGACAATAGAGTTTGAGCATTTTCTTGTGATATATCACATTCACACTATGATTGATATGATTGGAACACAACCAACACTACACTGGAACATCAAGCTTTAGaactttaaaaagcaattaaTACTAAAAAGAAAGGTAAAGCTTCAGACAATTTTGTTTGACACAACATCTGTGTGtatgattattttattcaaCACTCGGTTTCCTCTGTAATTAACCCCTCTGCCTGCTGTACTACATTTCCACTAAATCACTTGTGAGCAGTTTAAGGACTTTTGTCAAGAAAGAATCGAAAGCATTTGGTCAAATATTTCACACCCTACCAAAGACATCTCACAGGCTGTTGAGGACCCTCCTGATTTTAATAATTTCCCGGTCACTTTACCCCTGCTTGGTCGCACAATTACAGACATGAAGCCCACCAGCTGTCAGCTCGATATTATTCCTGAAAGGCTCTTAAAACAGTCTTTTGCTGCAGTTGGCCTGAGCATACTGACAAATTTAACAGTTATTTAGCCACAGGCACAGTCCCGTCTTGATTTAAGTATGTCATCGTTAAACCACTCCTTAAGAAGCCTGGTCTTGACGCTGCTATTCAAAATAATTTTAGGCCAATTTCTAAGCTTTCCTTTTTATCGATGACAAATGACCTCCTCTGCTGGATGCtggaaaatgttctgttttaattCTCAGTGCAGCTTTTGATACTGTTGACTACACAATTCTCCTGAGTCCCCTGACATGCTGGGCTGGCATCTCAGGGCTCGCCCTTGACTGGTTCCACTCCTTCATTTCAAACAGACAATATACCGTCTCCATTGGCAGCTCATCCTCTGGACTGGCTGGCTCATAACTTTCTTCAGTTAAACGAGGACAAGACAGACATCACACTCTTTGGCCCCCGGCATCATCCCACTGTCATTGCATAGAAATCAATCACCTTTTTGCCTTAATAAGTCCAAACGCCAAGAATCTTGGtgttataacatttaaaatactccTAATTGTAAATGCACCATTCAATCAAATTGAAGACTCCTGCGACCGAGAAGCATTTATGGTCACTTTCTCTGaccatttttcattcatttcttttgaaTATACTCTTTTCATTGGTATTTATTATAAACTTTTGACCACAGCTCCCACAGATATATTTTTCTCACTGATCAACagtataaacatacatatatatgtgtatgcatTTTCCATTTGTTGGAATGTGTGTAGCTGTCTGTCTTGGAGGCTTTTAGCAAGGAATTTACACAACTTGACTTTTTGTGCAAGTGAGATCTCACAACATGCTTCTGAATAGTCACATGATACATTCACATTATTACTatgctgatgttttttatgGTATTCTGATGTTTTGTACAAGTATGATTAGTATGGACTGACAATATGTTCTAAATGTCATAGGTTCACAAGTATAGTTCATTTGGCTAGTCCGTATAACAgggaaatagattttttttgtttaggctTCAGAGAGCAGATCATCCGTGACCCGACACTGGGGGCGAGGACACATTTTATCCAGCCTCAGAGCCTCATCAGGCGAAACAATGACAGCGGCTATAGTCGGCTCAATTGCTGGCATGTGGCCCAAGCCAAACTGTGCTGCATCCTGCATGGCTGCCAGGGTTCGGCCATCGGATGTTGCATGAGAGAGTGCTCTAGTAATCCTCCAGAATGCATGCGACTCCCTTAGGAATAAATCTGACAGAGGCACAGTAAAGGTGGCAGGAGCTGAACCACGTCTGAAAAAAGCACTGGCAGGAGCTGGCTGAGCTTGTGGAACATCTAACTGCAGGCGTGTCAGGGCCATACGAATGATGGCTCCCATGGAGCTATCGTCGAAACCATCCCCAGAACTGCAGGCCGAAGAAGGGGAGCTCACCTCAGAGGCACAGGATGTCCCCATATTCACAAAACTCAGTGGCTGGGGCCATCATTGAGAGTGCATCTttggctgtgtctcaattcaggggctgcatccttgtaaggacgcaTTTTAAGGGCGGTTACGTCACAGCGCCGCGCCAAGGCCTGTCCCAATTCGAAGACTCCTCAAATGAATGCTCAAACGCAGCCTCAAAATGCGtccttgttttccctgtttttgagGATGCATCGCTACTATCCTTAGCGGCCTTAtatatcccaagatcctttgcgcGCCGCTGTTCAGTCCCATAGATATCTATAGAACATGACGttccatatatatctatgtgcAGTCCCGCGAAAAGACCAATGGTTGtcattgttaataaatgtttatgtttttatatggtattgttataaataaaataaaaattgttaattgttacacgttgtcttttccatttagtatttacaatttaagtacaatttataacaGGATTAGCAAACGGCATGAAGTGCTACTGTTCAGGAACAACAagggatttaatattttctctaatattttcttttattagcaaaggatgaaacttaactctacaagggggcagtcttaacatttaactatttacaaaaaatacatcacaaataaatatttacagattattattagaaaatgatgtacaattatgaacaaactattaacaaaatatgtattattaaatacaacactactaaaattccaaatgatttacaataataaaaaaaataaattaataaataataacaaattaataaaataaaaaatgaaaaaaataatgtaataggctgagcaggagtccctggcagtgctgctgggCTGGATGGGATGCCACAATAAAGACCCTGGTGTCTTCTGTGGTCAGTGGGACATCATCTGGACTGCTATTCAGGGTGTTTGGGGGTCTGGTCTCCACTGTCCACTGGGGTTGATgccgccccccctcccccccgtGCAAAGcgaattatataaaatgatcttaaccAAGGTCTTAAACGAACAAAACGaattatactaaaaacaataaaattcaaaatcatttagattaataattaattaaacactcaaaaatgtgctgTGCGAAAGACATTCACGTGTTGCTTCTGCTGCCGCCATCATCTCCGCTACCAGTTCTGCTTCTATAACACTTAGCTCAGGTGGCTTCATGTGGTCCCCTCGGTATCTTGGGTCAAGCAGGGGTGCTTTGCGCATCATCCACTGGGTGGCAATGATAAATAtccgtttccttttcttttttttcttttaaaaaaaaataacattagtagtatttgaaatatttgttataataatgaaattatatgatactataataactaaaaaataataaaatatgtaacatctccaaccaccaccaccacctcttctttcttctagtttgtcttattcttatgtttttttcttctttctgctgtttgtcttatacttctgtgtgtttttcttctgtgtgtgcctttCGCGTCTTATGGGCGGGAACAGCTGGTGACGCAGCTGGTGACGCAACCAGGAAATGCTTCGAAGGCTAGACCGTCCCATTTCACAACGGTTGATGCATCCTTCTGAGGTTCATCAGTAGCACGCGGTCTTTGAAGACCGCGAGGCcgcgtccttacaaggatgcagcccctgaattgagacacagccatTGTCTGGATGCAACATGGCCTcagaaggagcaggagcagcCACATCCCCTGCACCAGTCCCTGACTGGAGGATGGGGAAGAGGGAATTCCTCTGGTTAAGCTCCTCAGTTAACTGGTCCACCTTGGAGTTTGGACTCTTTGGCCTTTTTCCTGGAGGACGCTCAGTCGCAGCTGCTAACAGAAACAATGAAGTTAATAATACACACCTATGCTAAGAGTGGGAGTGCCCACACTGCCTTTACCAACAAAGGAtactacaaaaacaaaaagcggGTACAACCAACATTGGGCACAGTGCCAACAACTAATACACATaaacattaaagtaaataaCACTACAAATGTCGGGAGAGGGAGCGAGTACACTGCCTTCAACAACTTCATTAGCATGATAAGAAAATACTCAATAAAAGAAGCTTGGTACTTAATCAGCTATAGAGACCAACCGAGGTTGATGATTTAAAGGAAGGAGTTACCACTGCAAACCGCAGCAAACCTCTCAGCAGATCGTTAGATgaaatagaaaagtgttttgatACTGGCAATATTCCTGCTTTGGTGTTCCTACCTACCAGTTTTTGAGATTAGTGTTCAGAACCAAGTTGACTTGTCAATATCTCTACCACAGGAGCATCTGGGCTTGGGTCATGGGTGGCAGAATGTTAGCAGCTACTGGACTGTCAGGGAATGGCTGAAGAATTTCAGAATGAGAAGAGGTACCTTCATGAAGCTATGTGACATCCCTTGACATAGTCTGAGTCGTGGCACCCGAAAACAACAAACTGTCCCTGTTGAAATGCATGTAGCTGTCTTTCTTTGGAGGCTGTTTAGCAAGGAATTTACACAACTTGACTTTTTGTGCAAGTGAGATCTCACAACATGTTGCTAATGTCATAGTTCAGTTAAATAAGTTTTGTTTCCGAGCAGGTTCCTCAATTCTGTTAGTCTTGCCACACAGCCACCTAACAGTTACATTCAAATCTCATGCTTCTGAATAGTCATGTGATACGTTCACATTATTACTATGTGGATGATTTTCTGATGTTTGGTATTCTGATGTTTTGTACAAGTAAGATTAGTATGGACTGACAACATGTACTAAATATCATAGGTTCCTCAATTATGTGACAGAGAAAgcttattgttattattattattattggctaATGAGGCCCTGAAGGCAGAGGAATCACTGAGGCACAGACTCAGTTCACCCACCAGCTTAGTCAAGCACAAATGACAGTGGAAAGGGCCTTTAGTGGACTCAAGAGCTTTTCATGATTAGATCATATAGAACATACACTACCTTACGGCGAGTGCAAATATGTAGCTAGCATAGCGTACCGTTACATATACAACCAGGTATCAGCAAGTCTTATGATATCTTTTACCAGTACTATTGTATCTGATACTGTGTTGACTATTGGCCAGAGGAATGTGGACAACAACAACCTTTGTAGCTTGAGCCTGCGTTGGGCTCCATGTGGCCATCTGTGCATCATGGTGATATTTTTACTCACTATGGGATGTTGTTATCATTCTCATTACTTGTTACATAGTGCTGTTTCCAAATCAACAGAGAGGATATTAACCCAAAAGGTTATCATAGTATTTCCATCATTTTTGGTCACTACCACCATGGTATTTAAACTAGATTATATGATGGTATTACCATAGAATGATTTAATTGCAAAAGTTGTACTTTAACTATacattaaatgacattttaacaatTATTGGTACcacagaagaacaaaaaaatgtataatcaaAACTACCATGATGCTTTTTTGTGagtgtgaaaaatacagaaacagaaaatacctGGCAGTAGGATGGAGTCTTGTTAGTACAAATACAAATCAATTGAAAACAGCAATGTTTCACATGCTCCTATCTTTTCACATTTGGCCTCATTTATCGGTTCTCTGAGCTGAATGTGAAGACACTCACTTTATCACAATTATTCTGCAAAGGCGTGACTTgacacaacacagctgaaacTTCCTGATGTGGAGAAATGTTTTCTGTTAGCACATAAGGCTGCCATGCACTGTCATCCACCTGTGGGATTGGTTTAATATAAAGTCCAAACCATCCCTTCACAGCTATAAAAGGCAGCCAGCCATCGGTAGAGAGAACTCTTCATTGATAATATCTCATTCTTCATCATGAAGCTCCTGGTCCCAGCTTTTCTGTTTCTGGCTCTCGGTTATCTAGCCACAGCTGAGGTTCTGCCACCACCTTTCCAAAAATGCAGTAACTTCTTTCTCAAGAACCAACCACCTACTGGGCCATTGGGTAATCAGTACATGGAGATCTGCCAAAAGAGAGATCCAGCAGCCGGTTATGAATTTGCAACGCTCTATGACACCAACCTAAGGATCCCCATCTACTCTGCTTATGAGTTTCAGTCTAAAGGCAGTTGTTCTAGGAACACACCATGGTACATTGAACCTCAGGTTAGTGGCTCATTTTCACTCTTTAGTGTCTTTCAGATTTGTACACAGTCAGATGGGTAAGTATTAAAACAGCAGATTAAAGGCACGTAGATATATACAGTGTTAGCATGTTAAACAGtgacaagagaaaaaaatagacaatTTTAAGCTCAATATCCAAATATTTATACTGCATTTAACAGggatatttatttaaaattcactgaggtagAATTTGTgtaaatgtcctcaagtgaaggtccagaacatcataatgtccgtgttatttttcagtagctttgtagttacatcagcatctgtgtctagtgggtCGACTGTAGACTGtcatataaatacagtagaattcatttattagtatttacactgaactggtgggattcaaataaataatagaataaataacataagaataaaaaagaataagataaatacattttcaaataaagatggcattttgttgggcttttgtttaaatatatcagttataaaaaaaaacccttgtcTTGCCCCCGACCGAAATGGCCCGAAGGGCGAAGGAACACGCGTTCACAAAAAGCTCGCCCACGAGCTGCTGTGCTCGTACCACAGAGGCACTTTGGAGAGAGCTATGGttcaaaactgaatatttatttagcgAGTTTTATCTGAAGATGTTGTAGAAGTGAAATCCAAATTTCATGACTGTCtagttatatttttaaactgcacATATGTTTgcgtttttatgtctttattaacaCAACCAACGACTGTTatttatatcaataaaaaatattatatttgtgaGAGACTTTTCATTTGGAATATTATGGACTTTTGTAAGAAAGTGTGCTCATTTGGATTTCACTTCTTCACTTCGTTTCTGACTACATTACTAGGTAACTAGTAACTACattgtaatacatttttaaagtaacccTCCCAACCCTGCTTAAAACAGGGCAGATCACATGGTGTTATTTACAGGCCCAATCCATTCTTTGTGGATTTGGACCAAAGAGTTTTATGTAATGTAAAGTGTAACAGTGGGACGCAGTTCATTGTATTTGCCATCAGCTTTATTAATTTCTGATTAACATGATTCTTATCTGGAGATATGAAAATATCCAGAATAATATCTGTAGTTATATTTTGGAGTTAACAGTacaaaaatgaattgaaattgttttttaatcctCTACAGCTGGATGACCCGACCAAAGGACCGGAGATGAATACTCAGGGCACAGTAACTAAACCCCCAAGAGGCGATAACCAAGCTCTGAATGATGATTATGATGGGAGCGGCTACCATAGGGGACACCTGGTTCCAGTCTACCACCGAAATGCCAAGCAATGCATAGATGCCACATTCACCCTCACAAATGCTGCCCCACAGTACCCCAAATTTAACTCAGGAGCTTGGAGGGTAGCAGAGGCAACTGTCGCAAAAAAATTGGATACTGATTGCTTGAACCGTGGTTTTAAAGCTTATATTATTACTGGTGTGGTGCCAGGAAATAATCCACCCATTAAAGGGAGGGTTAATATTCCCGATTATTTCTGGAGCACCTACTGTTGCGTCGACAACAATAACGTACCTAAATTATCTGGCGCCTTCTATGGGAAGAATGATATCACCAACAAAGTAACAACAACCACAGTAGCCAACCTAAATGCTTGGCTCGGCTTTAGTGTGTTTGGTAATAACTGTTGATAAATGTAGATATCCATTATTTACTACTAACATCTGCCTCCCCAAAGCTAACCGCGGTAACTATAGTTTGCTTGCTAATTATGCTAACGTTAAGTAGCAGTaatattaaaggaccagtttgtAGAATTAGTGTATAACCACCCAGAACAGACAAATGAAACATCTTTCATGAATTTGTTGGGCCACCGTAGGTTCTCTGACACActtggaggggtgggggggttcagttggttgcaatctgcaacttcaccactagatgccactaaatcataAACACTGGTGCTTTAACAGAGATTGTTACAAAATAGGTAAACAGCAATCCAGTATGCAAACTCTGAAGTTGCAGTTTGTCTTGTAGCATGTGTGTTAATCAACTCATAATATTGGTAAacaatgtatttcttttatCAGTACATTTCTCTTCATGCATAATCTCTTCTGTTGATGTCCTTATCATTGTAACCCTGCttctgcacagaaaaaaacatcaaaatgacCTGTTCATATGAATAAACATGGTTTCTGAGTCAGATTTGTCTGATTTTTGTATATTTCCAAACTGTTTTGATATTCCTCATAGTAACACGGTTGAAACCACATCGTAACCTCTTGGTATAAACTCAGTCTGATGTTGATGAGTACAAAGTTCCTGTGGCCGGCCAGCAGCCAGAGATCAGTTATTTACTTTAAACTACAAACAGAGCTGTGTGACTCCATTTAAAGtcttcaaaataataatgttttatacttttaataTGTGAAGATGGTAAGTTAAGAGTGTTGTGTTCATTCATGGGTCAAGACAATAGAGTTTGAGTATTTCCTTGTGATATATCACATTCACACTCCCAAGTGATCTAGATTGAGTTTACAACTACAAACAGAGGTGGACAGAGTACACAACTTcactacttgagtaaaagtacagatGCTCCTTGTCAAATATTACTccaatacaagtaaaagtagcttagtcaaaatattacttaagtaaaagtactaaagtatttgcttaaaaatgtacttaagtaaaagtattaaaaaaatatctcaggaaataaaggaaaggaaagtagcTTTATTACCATTCTACATTAAAcaaagatagaaaatatgaactgaatatcttcagTTAAATAGGCACTACAAGGACTTCTATTGACATTTACGGATAAACAACTTATTGGCTAGCCACAGCCAAATATGAGCCGGATAACCCACATCAAAGACagctgcatctctctctctctctctctctctctctctctctctctctctctctctctctctctctctctctctctctctctctctctctctctctctctctttctctctcacacctAACCCCTACCTTGGACTCTTTGATATGAATTGTATAAAAAACCTGAACAGAAAGTCAACTTAATCATTCAACTGCACTGCAACAGTTGCCATATTTTTAAACCGTTTAAAAATATGGCAACTATGATACTACAAGTACATACAATCAcgtttaaaatgttcatctgcaatttaacaaacattaagcTAGTTAACGTTAGTAGCTACTGAGTCCCTTTGTAGTGGAATAAGATGAATGGCAGACAGCATGATGCTTCAGAGAGAGGAGTGATACAATGAGAACATGTAGGAAACCAACAGTGAATGactgaaacattaa
Coding sequences within:
- the LOC133983119 gene encoding endonuclease domain-containing 1 protein-like is translated as MKLLVPAFLFLALGYLATAEVLPPPFQKCSNFFLKNQPPTGPLGNQYMEICQKRDPAAGYEFATLYDTNLRIPIYSAYEFQSKGSCSRNTPWYIEPQLDDPTKGPEMNTQGTVTKPPRGDNQALNDDYDGSGYHRGHLVPVYHRNAKQCIDATFTLTNAAPQYPKFNSGAWRVAEATVAKKLDTDCLNRGFKAYIITGVVPGNNPPIKGRVNIPDYFWSTYCCVDNNNVPKLSGAFYGKNDITNKVTTTTVANLNAWLGFSVFGNNC